The genomic DNA AATTGAGGCGTTCTCCCACTCGCGTCTTCGCGTCTTCGTGGTAAAGAATTCGCTGCCTACCAAGATCACACATCCCAACCACATCCCCGCCCCACGCCCGATGCCGCCGCCCGCACGCCCCGCTACAATAGCCCGGCGGACACTCGCCCGACACAAGGAGCTCGCCCATGGCCCCGCAGCCCATCGCGGCCTCGCTGCTGATCAGCGCGCCGCCGCCGCTTGTCTACGGCATCATCGCCGACTACCGCCAGGGCCACCCACAGATCCTGCCCACGCCGCCATTCGTGTCGCTGGCAGTCGAGCAGGGCGGCGTGGGCGCTGGCACGCGCTTCCTGGCCCAGATCAAGATGCTGGGCAGCACGCAGTCGTTTCGCGGCGTGGTCAGCGAGCCGCAGCCCGGCCACACCCTAGTGGAGACGACCGACAGCGGCATCGTGACCAGCTTCATCGTGGAGCCGAGGGACGATGGGCGGCAGAGCTACGTGACGATATCCTCGCAGCTGGCGGGCAGGAGCGGCCCGCTCGGCGCGCTGGAGCGCTGGGTCTACGGGCGGATGCTGCGCCCCGTATACGCCAGGGAGCTGGCGCAGCTCGCGGGTGTGGCGGCGCGACAATCGCGCTAGAAAAAGAAAAGCAGAGGAATATCATGGGAACAATCTCCATCGTCTTCGGGCCGCAGGGCGCGGGGAAATCGACCTACGCCCGCCAGCTAACCCAGGATATCGGCGGCGTGCACTTCTCGATCGATGACTGGATGGCGCGGCTCTACGGGGCCGACATGCCCAGCCCGCTCGATCTGGCCTGGGTGATGGAGCGGGTGGGCCGCTGCGAGGCTCAGATCTGGGCCACGGCGGCGGCGGTGGCCGCAAGCGGCGGGCACGCAGTGCTCGACCTGGGCTTCATGAAGGCCGCGCAGCGCAGCGCGTTTACCGCACGGGCGAGCGAGCTGGGGCTGCCCGTGTCGCTGCACTTCGTCGATGCCGCGCCCGAGCTGCGCAGGCAGCGAGTGCTGGAGCGCAACAGCGCGCGCGGTGAGACCTTCGCCTTCGAGGTGACGCCCGCCATGTTCGACTTCATGGAGGGCCAGTTCGAGCGCCCGACCGACGAGGAGCTGGCCGCCGCCACCGTGGTGCGAACGGATTAGTAAGGTATTACGTCAACTCACACACTCGTTATGCACGAACACTAGCAGCGTTGGGATTCGAAGAGGTATCATCACATCGGCAGGTATCACTTTTGTCGCGAAGTGAACAGAACGCGCAAAACGGGTATGCCTTGCGTACCAGACCCTGGGAGATCGTCACCTCATTCCCTACGAGACTCCGAAGCATCGCTTGAAAACCATGATTGCGGCGCACCATCCCACTTTTCCCATGCGGCGAAGGTGCCGCTAGGGTTTTGATGGCCATATGCACAAACATCAGCCGCCAGGGGAAAGCATTGGAACGCTCAAAATTGGGGGTTTCGAAGGGGGCATCGCCCTCACATGGTGTCACTTTCAGGAGCGGGGCATTCGGATGCGGCACGTGACGAGATAACGCATGCCAAGCCATGCACCGCATGTAAGATCGAGACTCTCATCTACCCGGCCCATGCGGCGAAGGTGCCGCTAGGGTTTTGATGGCCATATGCACGAACATCAGCCGCCAGGGGAAAGCATTGGAACGCTCAAAATTGGGGGTTCGAAGGGGGTTACACCCCCTCGCGGGGTTCCTAGGGGCTGGCCCCTAGGCGCTGCCCGCGCAGGGCATCCACCCACCAACCACGCGGAGTCGTCATCATCGAGGCCGCAGCCGGTCGGGCCGACCGGGCAACGCTCCAAGCATTACCTACGGTCGGCCCGACCCCAAAACAACGCGGAAACGTCCCCAAACGTGACACCATGTGAAGGCTTCGCCCCCTCGCGGGGTCACTAGGGGCAGGCCCCTCGTCGCCGCCCGCGCAGGGCTGTCACCACCTAATCACATATCACCCTTCGTATGCATGGCCGAACGAAAGCGGCCACGCTCCCTTATTCCAGAATGCTCGCCGCTGCCCATCGCAGCGCTCTCGGGCAGAACGCATAGACACTAACGCGACCCTTTAGGAAGAAGAACCATGCGCGAATTTCTCACCAGCTGCGGCGCGATCCTGCGCTACCACGACATGCCCGGCGACGGCACGCCCATCCTGTTCATCCACGGGCTAGGCTCGGCCTGCTCGCTCGACTACCCCACCGCCGCCGCGTCGCCGCAGATCAGCGGCCACCGCAGGCTGCTGGTCGATCTGCTGGGCTTCGGCTACAGCGACCGGGCCAGCGCCGAGCAGTACGCCCTGGCCCAGCAGGCCCGCCACGTCGCCGACATGGTCCAGAGACTCGGCGTCACGCGGCTGCACATCTTCGGCCACAGCATGGGCGGCGCGGTCGCCATCGCCCTGGCCGACCTCATCCGCGACCACGTGGCGGGCATCATCGTCGCCGAGGGCAACTTAGATGGCGGCGGCGGCTCGACCAGCCGCGCCGTCGGCGCGCAGAGCGCCGAGGAGTTCCGCGCCCACGGCCACGCCCGCATGGTCGCCGCCGAGCGCGCGGCGGGCAACGCCGCCTGGGCCATGAGCCTGCACCACAGCGACCCCGACGCAGTCCATGCCGCCGCGCTCGACCTCATCCGTGGGGGCACGCCGAGCTGGCGCGAGCTGCTGTACAGCTTTCCCTTCCCCAAGGCCTATATCTTCGGCGAGCGCTCGCTGCCCGACCCCGATGTGGACGAGCTGGCCCGACACGGCGTGCGCGTGGGCATCGTGCCCTACGCCGGGCACGACATGGCCGTCGACAACCCCGTGGGCCTCGCCGAGGCGGTCGCAGCCGCCATCTGCTAGCGCAAAAAAGCGCACGTGGGGCATGTCCCGCGTGCGCTCTTCCCCTAACGAACCACTATCACACTAGAAGCTGCCGCACGGCGTGCCGTTGAGCGTGAAGCTGGCGGGCGCGCTGTTGCTGCCGCTGTAGCTGGCCTGGAAGCCAAAGCTGGCGCTGCCGCCCGCCGGAATGCTGGCGTTGTAGCTCATGTTCTTGGCCACCACGCTGCCGCTGGTCGGGCTGATCGTGGCGTTCCAGGCGTTGGTCACCTGCTGGTTGCCGCCGAACGTCCAGGCCAGCGACCAGCCATTGATCGCCGCGCTGCCCGTGTTCTTCACCGTCACCTCGGCGGTGAAGCCCGTGCCCCACTGGTTCAGCACATAGCGCACCTGGCAGCCCGCCCCGCTCACCGGCGTGGCGGTAGGTGCGATCGGTGTGGCGGTAGGTGCGATCGGTGTGGCGGTAGGTGCGATCGGGGTGGTGGTCGGCACGTTTGGCGTGGCTGTTGGGGCCACCGACGTGGCCGTGGGCACGTTCGGCGTGGCCGTCGGCGTGGTCGAGGTGGCATCCAGGCCGAAAAACTGGATGGCGTACGGCTCCAGCCCCCAGGGCAGGTTGTGCGGCCCGCCCGCCACGCTGATCGCCTCGACCGGGGCCTGGGTGCCGGTGCCGCCGTAGCGCGTGCGCGTCCAGCTAGCCTGCGGCGCATCGGTGTAGGCAGGCGTCTGGCCCGTGCCCAGCACATCCGTCCACTGCTTCACCGCCTCGGTGAAGTTCTGGTAGTAGAGAACATCATCATTTGTGCCGTGCCAAAGCTGCATGCGCGGGCGCGGGCCGGTGTAGCCGGGGTAGGCCGCCCGCACCAGGTCGCCCCACTGCTGCGGCGTCTTGATGATCTTGCCAGTCGCGCAGTCGCTGTTCCACAGCGAGCCGTTGGTGGTGGCAAAGCAGCCGAACGGCACTCCGCTGAACGCCGCGCCCGCCGCAAACACATCGGGGTAGGCCCCCAGCAGCACATTGGTCATCATCGCCCCCGACGAGATGCCCGTGGCGTAGACCCGGCTGGCATCGGCGCTGTAGGTCTGGAGCACATACTTGACCATCGAGACGATGCCCAGCGAGTCGCTGCCGCCGTTGTGAGTCAGCGTCTGCGGCGAGGCCACGTCGAAGCACTGCTCGCTGCGCGTCACCGAGGGGTAGATCACGATAAAGCCATACTGCTCGGCCAGCGTGGCGTACTGCGTGTTGGTGTAGAACGCCGGGCCAGTGCCGGTGCAGTAGTGGTTGGCCACCAGCACGGCGGGGTGGGGCTTCACATTGTTGGGCACATACAGGTACATCCGCAGGCCGCTGGGGTTCGCGCCGAAGTTCGTCACCTCCACCAGCGAGGCCGCCTGCGCGGTGCCAACCAGCACCGAGGCCGACAGGCATATGGCGACCAGAAGCAGCATCAGGGAAGCTAGCTTTCTCATCTATCAGCTCCTATAGCTCATGCAAAAGAGGGATCGGGCGAGCATTATGGCCAGCACCGGCGCACCCAACCCGCGTGTTCAGCACACAGGGCGAGGGTAGAGCGCTCGACAGCCCCGCCCGCTTTCCATCGGGGTTCTTCCGCTATCAATCAGCAGAGAGCGGCAGCAGTCACCTCCTTCGGTGGCATTGGGCCGTGCGTTGGCCTATAGAGATTTCTTCATTATGACAGCTGTAGTATAAGGCAAATGGATAAATGATCAAGAATATCTTTATAGTCAGCTATTTGTTGCTAGCTTGATTAAATCGTGTATCCGTTATCACAGGGCCGCATGCGAAATAAACCGGGGCAAAAGCAACATATCTGCTTCCCTGCATCGTTCATCCGTTCGAGCAAAACAGCAAAAGCCCGCCACCACGCCACTAGGCGCGACGGCGGGCAAGGGGAATCACCCTACGCGACAGCCGCGCCCTCGACAGGCGGCAGGCGGCCTAGCTCGCGCTGCATGTGCGATGTTGAGCGCCAGAAGGAGATGAGCGGCAGGAACAGCATACAAAACAGCAGCGCCAACACCACAACGGTGCCAAAGATCAGCGCAGAGCCAACCTGGATCGTCAGCCACTGCGAGGGGTTCTGAATCCAGCTCAGGTGCACCGCCAGCGCGATGATGTTCGCAGCGATACCAGCGCCAACCCACCACACCAGCACCGTGATGGCAGTCCCTTTCCAGCGGTCAGCCGAGCGCGGTAGCTGGCTATCAAGCGCAACATAGTGCATTGCAAAGCAGAAGAGAGCAGTCGCCATCATCGAAAAGAGGCCGACTGTACTACTCAGAAACCTGTACCATGCCACCTCATCACCCACAAACACCTCAAGGATCGTCAGGCCGAATGTCGGCCACGCACACACCAAGCTGAAAACAAACCAATCGTCGACATCGCTGCCTTTGTAGGTAGATGCCACCCGCGATACGCCAACGATCACGAGAATCATCCCAATCGTATCGCTCAGCAGATCGATGCGATATACTACCCCTGAGAAGCCAAGCTTTATTTTAAAATCTATGATGCAGAGAAGCAGCCCCCAAAAGATCATCCGGAGCGGATGGATAGTTGATCGCACGTTCACGCCTGTATCTCGCTCATGTCTACAGCTCACTTTACCCAAGATCGTAAGCGGCCACAAGAATAGATACGCGGATCTAGCTATAAACGTTGCTCATTTTCTTTTCCATCGAATAATCATTCCTACCCCCACACAGCCTTATCAAGCTAGCAGATTGTCGCAGCATACCCGGCCAAAAACCTGTGTAGTATCGATCCCTCGCCCGCCCAGCACATCGATCCACGCTTCACATCCCTAGTGGCGTGCTGGTATGGGAAACAGAGCAGCGATATGAAGACAAAAAAAGGCGGGCAGGTTCTTCACCTGCCCGCCCAAGACCGCTATGAGCGACTACTGCTCGCGGAAGGTGGCGTCGGCCTGCTGCGTGCTGCCCGAGACCGCGCCCAGGATCAGCAGGTAGTTAGAGTGGCGAATATAGTTCCCTGGGTAGTTGTACGACTCGTAGGAGGACCAGCCGCCGTTGGCCAGACCAGCGCGGCGGTACCACGTCGCATCGGCCTTGAACTGCGACGTGCCGTCGCTCGCATCCAGCCAGATCTCACCATTGCGATGCCGCAGATAGTAGCCGGGGAAGTTCACCGACTCAAACGAGACCGTCCCGCTGCCAGCTAGCCCGGCCACCACCCGGAACTGCGAGTCCTCGACCGGCGAGACGTTCTCGTCAATCCGCCCGCGGTAGCTCTGGTGGCGCACATAGCGGCTCTGGAAGTTGTACGACTGGATGCGCCGCACCGTCCCAGCGCTCGGCGTAGCTGTGGGCACGGCGGGGGTGGGCGTGGCACCCACCGGCGTCGAGGTCACCGGCGTCGCTGTGGGTACGCCACCCTGGCTGGCCAGGCGCGACTGGATGGAGTAGTAGGCGGGCTTGGCGTTGTAGTTGTTGTCGAAGATCAGCGCGTCGCCCGTGCCAGGGAAGGTGCTCGGCACCCACGAGTACTTGTCGGGGATGCCCCAGACCTGGAAGGCCTTGCACCGCGGCTGCTTGAGGCAGACATCCAGCACGCCCTGGTAGATGGTGGCCTGCTTGGCCAGGTCGCTGCTGTTGGTGGGCGTGGGCAAGCGCACGTCCATCTCGGTGATATAGATATCCACACCGATATTGGCGAAACGCTGCATGTTCTGCGCCAGGCTGTTGTAGTCGATCCCGCCGTTCGTGAGGTGCATCTGGAAGCCCACCCCGTCGATCGGCACGCCACGATTCTTGAAGTCGGCGATCATGTTGTAGGTCGCGTTCGACTTGCTGTTGATCGCCTCGATGTTGTAGTCGTTGTAGATCAGCTTGGTCACCGGATCGGCGGCCTTGGCCCGCCGGAACGCCAGCTCGATGTACGAGTTGCCGATCACCCGCTGGAACACGCTACTGCGCCGCGTCCCGTTCTCCTCGAAGGCCTCATTCACCACATCCCAGGCGTAGATCTGGCCATCCGACCAGTGGTTCATCACCTTGTCGATGTGGTTGTACATCACGTTGGTCAGCGTGGTGCTGTTCCAGCTGCCGTTGGCTACCCAGTTGGGCAGCTGGTTGTGCCATACCAGCGTGTGGCCGTGCACCTTCTGGTTGTTCGCCTGCGCGAAGTTCACCAGCGTGTCGGCCCCGCCAAAATTGAAGTTGTTCTGCGATGACTCGGTCGCATCCCACTTCATGGCGTTCTCGGGCGTCACAAAGTTGAACTCGGTGCGCGCCACCTCCTGAAACTGAGCGGAGTCGCTGGCCGTGTTGAAGTTGCTCATGGCCGCGTAGCCGATCAGGAAGTTGCCCGCCAGGTTGCGCAGCCGCTGCCCGGTGGGCGCATTGGCCGTGGCCGCCTGGGTGGGGGCGACGATGGCGGTGCAGAGGGCCAGCGCCATGCCAGCCTGCACGAGGCGATTTCCTCCAAGGCGTGCTATCGATGGATGCATGGTTATTTCCTCTTTCGTTGCTGCCTACTGCTCGCGGAAGGTAGCGTCGGCCTGCTGCGTGCTGCCCGAGACCGCGCCCAGGATCAGCAGGTAGTTGGAGTGGCGGATGTACTGCCCGGGAATGTTGTACGACTCGTAGGAGGACCAGCCGCCATTGGCCAGGCCAGCGCGGCGGTACCACGTCGCATCGGCCTTAAACTGCGCGCTGCCGTCGCTCGCATCCAGCCAGATCTCGTTATTGCGATGCCGCAGGTAATAGCCGGGGAAGTTCACTGACTCGAACGAGACCGTCCCGCTGCCAGCTAGCCCGGCCACCACCCGGAACTGCGAGTCCTCGACCGGCGAGACGTTCTCGTCGATCCGCCCGCGATAGCTCTGGTGGCGCACATAGCGGCTCTGGAAGTTGTACGACTGCAGGCGGCGCACCGTCGCAGTGCTCGGCGTGGCTGTAGGCGTGGTGCCGCTGGGCGTGGCTGTGGGCGTAGTGCCGCCGGGCGTGGCCGTGGGCGTGGTGCCAGCCTTATAGTTGTGAATAACGCCCAGATCCCACGGGATCTGCTGGTAGTCGCAGCACGAGAGGCGTGTGGTGCCCTGGATGAGAAAATCGACGCGGTTGATGTCGCTGATCTCAGCCCGCTCATTCACGCCCGAGCGCAGGATGTCGCCGTGCGAGACATTGTTGGTCCAGCTCGTACCGTTGTAGGAGAGGTTGCCGCGCCAGGCCCACTTCTCCGACACCTTGGTCCATGGCCCGCCCGCGCCGCTGGCTGTCCACAGCTCATAGTAGCGGTTGTCCTTCGAGTCCTCAACCACCAGGTAGTACTTGCCATCGGCCTGCGCCTTGTACACGTTCACACCCTCGAAGGTGTCAGTCACGGACACCGAGGCCGCGCCCCAGCCGCCCGGGAAGCTCGACTGGCTGGTGCGGCGCACGTAGATGTTGTGCGAGCCATCGCTGGGCGTGTTGTACATGAAGCAGTTGGTGCCATCGCAGATCACATAGTAGTCCCAGCCCATGTTGCCCGAGATACCAAACGACTTCGGCCCCGACCACGAGTTCGGGTCGGCGATGTTGCTGGTGGTGGCGTAGGCCGCGCCGTGCGTGCCATCCTGGTAGACTAGGTACCACAGCTTCTGCGGCTCGTAGTAGAACACCTGCGGCGCGCAGAAGTAGCTCTCGCCGATCTTGCTCAGGTAGATGTGCTGCGCGGTGCGGAAGCCCTCAAGCGTGGTCGAGGACGAGTAGAGCATCTGCCAGCCGCCGCTGGCGTTCGCCCCAGTGTAGAACATATGGTACTTGCCGCCCGAGTAGACGATGGTCGGGTCTTTGACCGCGTAGTGATCGTATGGCTCGGCCTTGGCGCGGTAGAGGATGGGGTCATCCACATACCACGTGGGGTTGGGGTTCGGCGCGGCGGCGGGCTGGGCCTGCACGGTCGGCGAGATCGCCGAGAGCACGGGGATGCACAGCAGCGCCACGGCCAGCGCGAGCCTGCGCAGCCATGTGGCGATCCCATGCGCCCTACGGTTGAGAAGTTCGTGCATTGCTATCTCCTGATGAGGCTGACAGGGCAACTGCGCCATGCATCGACGTCAGCAGCGACGCGGCGCATCATCTGCACAAGGTATCGGCGCGGCAGATCGCTCCTTGCGTGCGGGCAGATGCCCATGGCGCTCGGCGCGACGCCGCGTTTTTGGCAATAGCAATGCTCGCCCTGGCGTGGCCAGAGCGCCATGGGCACGAGGCAGTATCGCGGGGAGGCCCCGAGCTAGTGCTGGGCGAGCTTACCGCGCTGTGGAGAGGGCAGGTGGTTCTGCGTAAGCCCCTCCTTTGGTGTCTTCATCAGCAGCGCACCGGCATAATGCGATCTGATACGTTGTGCAGTATCAGTATAGGCCGCACCTGAGCAGCGGCAAGAGTAATTTTTTTGGCACAGTGTCAGCTTTTTTACCATTTTTAATAAATGGAGTAGCGCATAGGGAAGCTGTGAACCCGCTTTTTTTGTTATGACCACTGGGGCGAAACCCACACCTCACCCCAGCGCGGCCCACGCGGCCACGCCCGCCACATCCAGCGTGTGCCGCTCCACCTTCGCCGCATAGTCGATGCGGTAGGTCAGCGCCGCGCCATCGAACGTCTCGGGCACCACAAAGCCCTTGGTCGCCTGCGCCACCGTGGCCTCGCGCCCCATGGCTAGGTCGATCAGCACCAGGGCGGTGATCGGCCCTGCGCTGTAGTCCAGCGTCAGCCACTCCTGCACGGCCAGCAGCTGCGAGGATGGCGACCACAGCAGCGGCTCGCCAAACATGCGCTGCCCAAAGTCGCGCCCGCCCACCGCCAGCGCGTAGTAGCTCGGCCCAAAGCGCACCTCGCCCGCCAGCACCAGCCGCGCCGCCAGCGCACCGTCGGGCGAGGCCGTTGTAATGGTGTATCGTTCACCCATAGCGTTCATGCCTCCCAGCGCCTCATCCGCCGCACCGCACGGCTACGCCAGCCGCGCCGCCAGCGCACGGGTGCGCTCGCTCGCATCGTGGCGGCACTCCGCCGCCATCATCGGTGAGACCGCTCCCATATCCGCTAGCCGCGTCACCGCGTCGGCCCGGCAGATCGAGCAGGGCTGCCGCTCGTACAGCTGCATCAGGATGGCCGACGCACTCGGCAGCGTGTGCCGCGCCATGATCTTCTCCACCGCATAGCCGATCTGATGCACATCTTCATCATCCCGCGCGCCGTCAAGCACCGCAAGGATAAACGCATCATCCCCCGCGCGGTAGCTCTCGATCAGCAGCCGCAGCGCAAGCCACGGGCGCTCGCCTGCATCAATCATCTCGATAGCCAGATCATGCAGCGCGGGGTCGTGAAACAGACTCAGGGCATTGACCGCGTACATCGCGACCCGCTC from Chloroflexia bacterium SDU3-3 includes the following:
- a CDS encoding alpha/beta hydrolase, producing the protein MREFLTSCGAILRYHDMPGDGTPILFIHGLGSACSLDYPTAAASPQISGHRRLLVDLLGFGYSDRASAEQYALAQQARHVADMVQRLGVTRLHIFGHSMGGAVAIALADLIRDHVAGIIVAEGNLDGGGGSTSRAVGAQSAEEFRAHGHARMVAAERAAGNAAWAMSLHHSDPDAVHAAALDLIRGGTPSWRELLYSFPFPKAYIFGERSLPDPDVDELARHGVRVGIVPYAGHDMAVDNPVGLAEAVAAAIC
- a CDS encoding ATP-binding protein — translated: MGTISIVFGPQGAGKSTYARQLTQDIGGVHFSIDDWMARLYGADMPSPLDLAWVMERVGRCEAQIWATAAAVAASGGHAVLDLGFMKAAQRSAFTARASELGLPVSLHFVDAAPELRRQRVLERNSARGETFAFEVTPAMFDFMEGQFERPTDEELAAATVVRTD
- a CDS encoding endo-1,4-beta-xylanase, with amino-acid sequence MHPSIARLGGNRLVQAGMALALCTAIVAPTQAATANAPTGQRLRNLAGNFLIGYAAMSNFNTASDSAQFQEVARTEFNFVTPENAMKWDATESSQNNFNFGGADTLVNFAQANNQKVHGHTLVWHNQLPNWVANGSWNSTTLTNVMYNHIDKVMNHWSDGQIYAWDVVNEAFEENGTRRSSVFQRVIGNSYIELAFRRAKAADPVTKLIYNDYNIEAINSKSNATYNMIADFKNRGVPIDGVGFQMHLTNGGIDYNSLAQNMQRFANIGVDIYITEMDVRLPTPTNSSDLAKQATIYQGVLDVCLKQPRCKAFQVWGIPDKYSWVPSTFPGTGDALIFDNNYNAKPAYYSIQSRLASQGGVPTATPVTSTPVGATPTPAVPTATPSAGTVRRIQSYNFQSRYVRHQSYRGRIDENVSPVEDSQFRVVAGLAGSGTVSFESVNFPGYYLRHRNGEIWLDASDGTSQFKADATWYRRAGLANGGWSSYESYNYPGNYIRHSNYLLILGAVSGSTQQADATFREQ
- a CDS encoding PHB depolymerase family esterase, with the protein product MRKLASLMLLLVAICLSASVLVGTAQAASLVEVTNFGANPSGLRMYLYVPNNVKPHPAVLVANHYCTGTGPAFYTNTQYATLAEQYGFIVIYPSVTRSEQCFDVASPQTLTHNGGSDSLGIVSMVKYVLQTYSADASRVYATGISSGAMMTNVLLGAYPDVFAAGAAFSGVPFGCFATTNGSLWNSDCATGKIIKTPQQWGDLVRAAYPGYTGPRPRMQLWHGTNDDVLYYQNFTEAVKQWTDVLGTGQTPAYTDAPQASWTRTRYGGTGTQAPVEAISVAGGPHNLPWGLEPYAIQFFGLDATSTTPTATPNVPTATSVAPTATPNVPTTTPIAPTATPIAPTATPIAPTATPVSGAGCQVRYVLNQWGTGFTAEVTVKNTGSAAINGWSLAWTFGGNQQVTNAWNATISPTSGSVVAKNMSYNASIPAGGSASFGFQASYSGSNSAPASFTLNGTPCGSF
- a CDS encoding SRPBCC family protein, with amino-acid sequence MAPQPIAASLLISAPPPLVYGIIADYRQGHPQILPTPPFVSLAVEQGGVGAGTRFLAQIKMLGSTQSFRGVVSEPQPGHTLVETTDSGIVTSFIVEPRDDGRQSYVTISSQLAGRSGPLGALERWVYGRMLRPVYARELAQLAGVAARQSR